A genomic region of Globicephala melas chromosome 9, mGloMel1.2, whole genome shotgun sequence contains the following coding sequences:
- the ATG9B gene encoding LOW QUALITY PROTEIN: autophagy-related protein 9B (The sequence of the model RefSeq protein was modified relative to this genomic sequence to represent the inferred CDS: inserted 4 bases in 3 codons; substituted 2 bases at 2 genomic stop codons): protein MGWAGGGDRGQLGRGSVPLLPVPLPPLSPPPGRGPGGGRVSIFSLAPAPHTKSTPSSAPPSAPGPPYPAVQAPGASQPRYSTLPTPATPATQXRPAMMPISAPHSWGSHPAPAPCRCPQDPPGLRRGPLIPEQDSERLEDCDPEGSQDSALHGEGQQPLLHVPEGLRGSWHHIQNLDSFFTKMYSYHQRSGFACILLEDVFQLGRFIFIVTFTTFLLRCVDYSVLFANQPKNRTRPGSLHSKVTLSDANLPSSQCAQRXVTDPLLLVFLLILAAAVWLFQLLRSVCKLFSCWDIQVFSREALHIPPEELSSVLWAEVQSRLLALQRSGGLCGQPRPLTELDAHHRILRYTNYQVALANKGLLPARRAVPRGGRAAFLSCGLAPNXDLLLSRGPFSFFRGGXELPDAYKRSDRRAALAARWRRTVLPLAAVNLALSPLVLAWQVLHALYSRAELLRREPGALATRRWSRLARQQLRHFNELPHELRARLARASRPAAAFLRAPAPVLALLARQLVFFAGALFAALLVLTVYDKDVLYVEHVLTAMTALGIVATPSRSFIPGGQGQGRSPQILLPAALAHTHYLPEETGPAGRTSSYRQMARLLQHRAVSLTEELLSPVLAPLFLLFWFRSGSLEIIDFFRHFAVDVAAVGDICSFALMDVKRHGHPQWPSEGQTEASLSERAEDGKTELSLMRFSLVHPQRCPPSHSSKFLGHLRGRVQQDAAAWGASSVRSPPSPGILSSSSSPLPEAFPANLSMQPLVPPQDLSPVVPCPAAATASLLASISRMTQDSSCVSPGGSGGQKRAQLPELVSXLSLHAIYLHQLHRQQQQELWGEASAFSLSRPWASPPQTLSPDEEKPSWSSDGSSPASSPRQQWRTQRTQNLFAGGFQEPTDTQKEAGQATS, encoded by the exons atgggcggggggtggggaccGGGGGCAGCTGGGGCGTGGATCCGTGCCCCTCCTCCCCGTGCCActgcctcctctttctcctcctccggGTCGgggacctgggggagggagggtctcCATCTTCTCTCTGGCCCCTGCACCTCACACAAAAAGCACGCCTTCCTCAGCTCCTCCTTCAGCCCCGGGGCCCCCCTACCCAGCGGTGCAGGCCCCAGGGGCTTCTCAGCCTCGCTATAGTACCCTCCCCACTCCCGCTACCCCCGCCACGC CCCGGCCCGCGATGATGCCCATCTCTGCTCCCCATTCCTGGGGTtcccaccctgcccctgccccatgcCGATGCCCCCAGGACCCTCCTGGGCTGCGGAGAGGCCCTCTGATCCCTGAGCAGGATTCTGAGAGGCTGGAGGACTGTGACCCTGAGGGGTCCCAAGATTCAGCCCTCCATGGGGAGGGGCAGCAGCCCCTGCTTCACGTGCCTGAAGGGCTCCGag GCTCCTGGCACCACATCCAGAACCTGGACAGCTTCTTCACCAAG ATGTACAGCTACCACCAGAGGAGTGGCTTTGCCTGTATCCTGCTGGAGGATGTCTTCCAGCTGGG ACGATTCATTTTCATTGTCACCTTCACAACCTTCCTTCTTCGCTGCGTGGATTACAGCGTTCTCTTTGCCAACCAACCAAAAAACCGAACAAGACCTGGGTCGCTCCACAGCAAAGTGACCTTGTCAGATGCTAACCTACCCTCATCCCAGTGTGCCCAGCGGTGAGTGACA GATCCGCTCCTGCTTGTCTTCCTGCTGATCCTGGCGGCTGCCGTCTGGCTCTTCCAGCTGCTTCGCTCGGTCTGCAAACTCTTCAGCTGCTGGGACATCCAGGTGTTTTCCAGGGAGGCCCTGCACATCCCCCCA gaggagctcagctcggtgctctgggccgagGTGCAGTCCCGCCTCCTGGCGCTGCAGAGGAGCGGAGGGTTGTGCGGGCAGCCGAGGCCGCTGACGGAGCTGGACGCCCACCACCGCATCCTGCGCTACACCAACTACCAGGTGGCGCTGGCCAACAAGGGCCTGCTGCCGGCCCGCCGCGCCGTGCCCCGGGGAGGCAGGGCGGCCTTCCTCAGCTGCGGCCTGGCGCCCA TCGATCTGCTCCTCTCCCGCGGGCCCTTCTCGTTCTTCCGCGGCGGCTAGGAGCTGCCCGACGCCTACAAGCGCAGCGACCGGCGGGCCGCCCTGGCCGCGCGCTGGCGGCGCACGGTGCTGCCGCTGGCGGCCGTGAACCTGGCGCTGAGCCCGCTGGTGCTGGCCTGGCAAGTGCTGCACGCCCTCTACAGCCGCGCTGAGCTGCTGCGGCGCGAGCCCGGCGCGCTGGCGACGCGCCGCTGGTCCCGCCTGGCCCGCCAGCAGCTGCGCCACTTCAACGAGCTGCCGCACGAGCTGCGCGCGCGCCTGGCCCGCGCCTCCCGCCCCGCCGCCGCCTTCCTGCGCGCCCCCGCGCCCGTGCTCGCGCTGCTGGCCCGCCAGCTCGTCTTCTTCGCCGGCGCGCTCTTCGCCGCGCTGCTCGTGCTCACCGTCTACGACAAGGATGTGCTCTACGTGGAGCACGTGCTCACCGCCATGACCGCGCTCGGGATAGTGGCCA CGCCCTCTAGGTCTTTCATTCCGGGCGGGCAGGGCCAAGGTCGTTCGCCGCAAATCCTGCTGCCGGCGGCCTTGGCGCACACGCACTACCTCCCGGAGGAGACCGGCCCTGCCGGCAGGACCAGCTCTTACCGGCAGATGGCGCGGCTGCTGCAACACCGAGCG GTCTCCCTCACGGAGGAGCTCCTGTCCCCTGTCCTCGCCCCACTGTTTCTGCTCTTCTGGTTTCGCTCTGGCTCCTTGGAGATCATTGACTTTTTTCGTCACTTCGCTGTAGATGTGGCCGCGGTTGGGGACATCTGTTCCTTTGCCCTTATGGATGTGAAGCGCCATGGCCACCCTCAG tggcctagtg agggacagaCAGAGGCCTCACTGTCTGAGCGGGCTGAGGACGGGAAGACTGAGCTCTCATTGATGAGGTTCTCCCTGGTTCATCCACAACGGTGCCCCCCAAGCCACAGCTCCAAGTTCCTGGGGCACCTTCGAGGCCGGGTGCAACAAGATGCAGCCGCCTGGGGCGCCAGCTCGGTTCGCAGCCCCCCCAGCCCTGGGATCCTCAGCAGCTCTTCCTCCCCTCTG CCGGAGGCCTTCCCGGCCAACCTCTCCATGCAGCCCCTCGTGCCCCCCCAGGACCTGAGCCCCGTAGTCCCCTGCCCAGCTGCAGCCACGGCCAGCCTCCTGGCCTCCATTTCCCGAATGACCCAGGACTcaag ctgtgtgtccccaggaggcaGTGGGGGCCAGAAGCGGGCCCAGCTCCCAGAGCTTGTGTC CCTGAGTCTCCACGCCATTTACCTGCACCAG CTCCatcggcagcagcagcaggaactGTGGGGCGAGGCTTCAGCCTTCTCCCTGTCCAGGCCCTGGGCCAGCCCGCCGCAGACACTCTCGCCGGACGAGGAGAAGCCATCCTGGTCCAGTGATG GCTCCAGTCCTGCTTCCAGCCCCAGACAGCAGTGGAGAACCCAGAGGACCCAGAATCTGTTCGCTGGAGGGTTTCAGGAGCCCACAGACACCCAGAAGGAGGCTGGCCAGGCCACTAGCTGA
- the NOS3 gene encoding nitric oxide synthase 3 produces MGNLKSVGQEPGPPCGLGLGLGLGLCSKQGPASPAPEPSRAPAPAPPPAPDHSPAPNSPQLTRPPEGPKFPRVKNWEAGSITYDTLCAQSQQDGPCTPRRCLGSLVFPRKLQSRPSQGPPPPEQLLSQARDFINQYYSSIKRSGSQAHKERLQEVEAEVAATGTYQLRESELVFGAKQAWRNAPRCVGRIQWGKLQVFDARDCSSAQEMFTYICNHVKYATNRGNLRSAITVFPQRALGRGDFRIWNSQLVRYAGYRQQDGSVRGDPANVEITELCIQHGWTPGNGRFDVLPLLLQTPDEAPELFVLPPELVLEVPLEHPTLEWFSALGLRWYALPAVSNMLLEIGGLEFPAAPFSGWYMSTEIGMRDLCDPHRYNILEDVAVCMDLDTRTTSSLWKDKAAVEINLAVLHSYQLAKVTIVDHHAATASFMKHLENEQKARGGCPADWAWIVPPISGSLTPVFHQEMVNYVLSPAFRYQPDPWKGSTAKGTGITRKKTFKEVANAVKISASLMGTVMAKRVKATILYASETGRAQSYAQQLGRLFRKAFDPRVLCMDEYDVVSLEHETLVLVVTSTFGNGDPPENGESFAAALMEMSGPYNSSPRPEQHKSYKIRFNSVSCSDPLVSSWRRKRKESSNTDSAGALGTLRFCVFGLGSRAYPHFCAFARAVDTRLEELGGERLLQLGQGDELCGQEEAFRGWAQAAFQASCETFCVGEDAQAAAQDIFSPKRSWKRQRYRLSAQAEGLQLLPGLIHVHRRKMFQATVLLVENLQSSKSTRATILVRLDTGSQEGLQYQPGDHIGICPPNRPGLVEALMSRVEDPPPPTESVAVEQLEKGSPGGPPPGWVRDPRLPPCTLRQALTFFLDITSPPSPQLLRLLSTLAEEPSEQQELETLSQDPRRYEEWKWFRCPTLLEVLEQFPSVALPAPLLLTQLPLLQPRYYSVSSAPSTHPGEIHLTVAVLAYRTQDGLGPLHYGVCSTWLSQLKAGDPVPCFIRGAPSFRLPPDPSLPCILVGPGTGIAPFRGFWQERLHDIESKGLQPAPMTLVFGCRCSQLDHLYREEVQDAQQRGVFGRVLTAFSREPNSPKTYVQDILRSELAAEVHRVLCLERGHMFVCGDVTMATSVLQTVQRILATEGDMELDEAGDVIGVLRDQQRYHEDIFGLTLRTQEVTSRIRTQSFSLQERHMRGAVPWAFDPPGPDTPGP; encoded by the exons ATGGGCAACTTGAAGAGCGTGGGCCAGGAGCCCGGGCCACCCTgcggcctggggctggggctgggcctcGGGCTGTGCAGCAAGCAGGGCCCGGCCTCCCCAGCGCCCGAGCCCAGCCGGGCACCGGCACCCGCACCCCCGCCCGCGCCAGACCACAG CCCGGCTCCCAACAGCCCCCAGCTAACCCGGCCTCCAGAGGGGCCCAAGTTCCCTCGCGTCAAGAACTGGGAGGCGGGGAGCATCACCTACGACACTCTGTGTGCGCAATCACAGCAG GACGGGCCCTGCACCCCCAGACGCTgcctgggctctctggtgtttcCACGGAAACTGCAGAGCCGACCCTCCCAGGGCCCTCCGCCCCCTGAGCAGCTGCTGAGCCAGGCCAGGGACTTCATCAACCAGTACTACAGCTCCATCAAGAG gagCGGCTCCCAGGCTCACAAGGAGCGGCTTCAGGAAGTGGAAGCCGAGGTGGCGGCCACAGGCACCTACCAGCTTCGTGAGAGCGAGCTGGTGTTCGGGGCCAAGCAGGCCTGGCGCAACGCCCCCCGCTGCGTGGGCCGGATCCAGTGGGGGAAGCTGCAG GTGTTTGACGCGCGGGATTGCAGCTCTGCACAGGAGATGTTCACCTACATCTGCAACCACGTCAAGTATGCCACCAACCGGGGCAACCTCCG TTCGGCCATCACGGTGTTCCCCCAGCGCGCTCTGGGCCGCGGAGACTTCCGCATCTGGAACAGCCAACTGGTGCGCTACGCGGGCTACAGGCAGCAGGACGGCTCCGTGAGGGGGGACCCAGCCAACGTGGAGATCACCGAG CTCTGCATCCAGCACGGCTGGACCCCAGGAAACGGCCGCTTTGATGTGCTGCCCCTGCTGCTCCAGACCCCAGATGAGGCTCCAGAGCTCTTTGTTCTGCCCCCCGAACTGGTCCTCGAGGTCCCCCTGGAGCACCCCAC GCTGGAGTGGTTCTCGGCCCTGGGCCTGCGCTGGTACGCCCTCCCAGCAGTGTCCAACATGCTACTGGAAATTGGGGGCCTGGAGTTCCCTGCAGCCCCCTTCAGCGGCTGGTACATGAGCACGGAGATTGGCATGCGGGACCTGTGTGATCCCCACCGCTACAACATCCTGGAG GACGTGGCCGTCTGCATGGACCTGGATACCCGGACCACCTCATCCCTGTGGAAAGATAAGGCAGCCGTGGAAATCAacttggctgtgctgcacagttACCAG CTTGCCAAAGTGACCATTGTGGACCACCACGCTGCCACGGCCTCCTTCATGAAGCACCTGGAGAACGAGCAGAAGGCCAGGGGGGGCTGCCCTGCCGACTGGGCCTGGATCGTGCCCCCCATCTCGGGCAGCCTCACCCCAGTCTTCCATCAGGAGATGGTCAACTATGTCCTGTCCCCTGCTTTCCGCTACCAG CCAGACCCCTGGAAGGGGAGCACAGCCAAGGGCACCGGCATCACCAGGAAGAAGACCTTTAAGGAAGTGGCCAA TGCGGTGAAGATCTCTGCCTCACTCATGGGCACCGTGATGGCGAAGCGAGTGAAGGCGACGATTCTGTACGCCTCCGAGACCGGCCGGGCCCAGAGCTACGCACAGCAGCTGGGGAGGCTCTTCCGGAAGGCCTTCGACCCTCGG GTCCTGTGCATGGATGAGTATGACGTGGTGTCCCTGGAGCACGAGACGCTGGTGTTGGTGGTGACCAGCACCTTTGGGAATGGTGATCCcccagagaatggagag AGTTTTGCGGCAGCCCTGATGGAGATGTCGGGCCCCTACAACAGCTCCCCTCGGCCAGAGCAACACAA GAGTTACAAAATCCGCTTCAACAGCGTCTCCTGCTCAGACCCGCTGGTGTCCTCCTGGCGGCGGAAGAGGAAGGAGTCCAGTAACACCGACAGCGCAGGGGCGCTGGGGACCCTCAG GTTCTGTGTGTTTGGGCTGGGCTCCCGGGCGTACCCCCATTTCTGCGCCTTTGCTCGTGCGGTGGACACGCGGCTGGAAGAGCTGGGAGGGGAGCGGCTGCTTCAGCTGGGCCAGGGCGATGAGCTGTGCGGCCAGGAGGAGGCCTTCCGTGGCTGGGCCCAGGCTGCCTTCCAG GCCTCCTGTGAGACGTTCTGCGTGGGGGAGGATGCCCAGGCCGCGGCCCAGGACATCTTCAGCCCCAAACGGAGCTGGAAACGCCAGAGGTACCGGCTGAGCGCCCAGGCCGAGGGCCTCCAGCTGCTGCCAG GCCTGATCCACGTGCACAGGCGGAAGATGTTCCAGGCCACAGTCCTCTTGGTGGAAAACCTACAAAGCAGCAAGTCCAC ccgggCCACGATCCTGGTGCGCCTGGACACTGGAAGCCAGGAGGGGCTCCAGTACCAGCCGGGGGACCACATAGGCATCTGCCCGCCCAACCGGCCGGGGCTCGTGGAGGCGCTGATGAGCCGCGTGGAGGACCCGCCGCCGCCCACCGAGTCTGTGGCAGTGGAGCAACTGGAGAAGGGCAGCCCAG GTGGCCCTCCTCCCGGCTGGGTGCGGGACCCCCGGCTGCCCCCGTGTACGCTGCGCCAGGCTCTCACCTTTTTCCTGGACATCACCTCCCCGCCCAGCCCTCAACTTCTTCGTCTGCTCAGCACCCTGGCTGAAGAGCCCAGTGAACAGCAAGAGCTCGAGACCCTCAGCCAG gaCCCCCGGCGCTACGAGGAGTGGAAGTGGTTCCGCTGCCCCACCCTGCTGGAGGTGCTCGAGCAGTTTCCATCCGTGGCACTGCCTGCCCCACTGCTTCTCACCCAGCTGCCCCTGCTCCAGCCCCGGTACTACTCGGTCAGCTCAGCACCCAGCACCCATCCAGGAGAGATCCACCTCACAGTAGCTGTGCTGGCATACAGGACTCAAG ATGGGCTGGGTCCCCTGCACTATGGAGTCTGCTCCACGTGGCTGAGCCAACTCAAGGCTGGAGACCCCGTACCCTGCTTCATCAGGGG GGCTCCCTCCTTCCGGCTGCCGCCTGATCCCAGCTTGCCCTGCATCCTCGTGGGCCCGGGCACTGGCATCGCCCCCTTCCGGGGATTTTGGCAGGAGCGGCTACACGACATCGAGAGCAAAG GGCTGCAGCCTGCCCCCATGACCTTGGTGTTCGGCTGCCGGTGCTCCCAGCTCGACCATCTCTACCGCGAGGAGGTGCAGGATGCCCAGCAGCGCGGGGTGTTCGGCCGCGTCCTCACCGCCTTCTCCAGGGAACCCAACAGCCCTAAG ACCTACGTGCAGGACATCCTGCGGTCGGAGCTGGCTGCTGAGGTGCACCGCGTGCTGTGCCTCGAGCGGGGCCACATGTTTGTCTGCGGCGATGTCACCATGGCAACCAGCGTCCTGCAGACGGTGCAGCGTATCTTGGCGACAGAGGGCGACATGGAGCTGGATGAGGCCGGCGACGTCATCGGCGTGCTGCGG GATCAGCAACGCTATCACGAGGACATTTTCGGGCTCACGCTGCGCACCCAGGAAGTGACAAGCCGCATACGCACCCAGAGCTTTTCCTTGCAGGAGCGGCATATGCGGGGCGCAGTGCCCTGGGCGTTCGACCCGCCCGGCCCAGACACCCCTGGCCCctga